A DNA window from Methanobrevibacter sp. contains the following coding sequences:
- a CDS encoding PP2C family protein-serine/threonine phosphatase, which produces MFGPVGALGHSLAMFFYELSIGADLFTSLTDFLITFFISIIAYKLWYTKFNRKSVSTPKFDSTDNIIKFIKILFIISICYWAFINIALKAYPPFAYMYPLTTAINVFSYFLDMFNFGILFGLLLISLFNILKIPLQTPKNVFDRIDIKFNYFTVMFILMVVYTIIILATSFNNTLVNMIFLLIFLITATLFILNKLDTNIEIKWKNYSIIEQIILIFLAVLAIVMYVNFDTLTLLIQHLTEGWVSDINFVYMIAIAYGSALVLIFLIYHITRIEKVLTNPIYDLISALDAYKENKEVEENTGLSKRLKKYSKRDDEISKLVKSFVEMMKAIGNYLSEIKKTTIEKERIETEFNVASDIQTHMLKTDFNEFSKDKPFEISAFMNPAKEVGGDFYDYFDIDDEHIGFVIGDVSGRGIPATLFMVKTMYLIRNHSKSHDNLKEFYENVNDLSCQRNEENLFVTSWFGKLNIKTGKLSFVNSGHEKPLIKEKNKNFEYLDTNPNFALGVIDGMTYDDQELSLNPGDSIFLYTDGIINANNNYEGFFGSDRLKETINKYENENPSEMLEKIKNEVYEYCNNENQFDDMAMLIIRYNGCENSGK; this is translated from the coding sequence ATGTTTGGTCCGGTTGGAGCATTAGGTCATTCACTTGCCATGTTCTTTTATGAACTTAGCATTGGCGCTGATTTATTTACCTCACTTACGGACTTTTTAATTACATTTTTCATTTCCATTATTGCATATAAACTGTGGTATACTAAATTCAATAGAAAATCAGTTAGCACCCCTAAATTTGATTCAACAGATAATATTATAAAATTCATTAAAATATTGTTCATCATTTCTATTTGCTATTGGGCTTTTATTAATATTGCACTTAAAGCATATCCTCCATTTGCCTATATGTATCCATTAACAACAGCAATCAATGTATTTTCATATTTCTTAGACATGTTTAACTTTGGAATACTCTTCGGTTTATTGCTCATCAGTCTCTTTAATATATTAAAAATCCCATTACAAACTCCAAAAAATGTATTTGATAGAATTGATATTAAATTCAACTATTTCACAGTGATGTTTATACTTATGGTCGTTTATACGATTATAATTTTAGCCACATCTTTTAACAATACCCTTGTGAACATGATCTTTCTTTTAATATTCCTAATCACTGCAACATTATTTATTTTAAATAAACTTGATACGAATATTGAAATCAAATGGAAGAACTATTCAATTATCGAACAGATAATCCTGATATTTTTAGCGGTATTAGCTATAGTGATGTATGTAAACTTCGATACACTTACATTATTAATTCAACATCTTACTGAAGGTTGGGTTTCGGATATCAATTTTGTATATATGATTGCTATCGCTTATGGAAGTGCATTAGTTTTAATCTTTTTAATATACCACATTACCCGTATCGAAAAAGTTCTAACAAATCCAATCTATGATTTAATAAGTGCTTTAGATGCATATAAAGAAAATAAAGAAGTGGAAGAAAATACTGGACTAAGCAAAAGATTGAAAAAATACAGCAAGAGAGATGATGAAATCTCCAAATTAGTTAAATCTTTTGTCGAAATGATGAAAGCTATTGGAAATTATTTATCTGAAATTAAAAAAACAACTATTGAAAAAGAAAGAATTGAAACTGAGTTCAATGTTGCAAGTGATATCCAAACACATATGTTAAAAACCGATTTTAATGAATTTTCTAAAGATAAGCCCTTTGAAATTTCTGCGTTTATGAATCCTGCAAAAGAAGTTGGTGGGGACTTTTATGACTATTTTGACATAGACGATGAACATATAGGATTTGTAATTGGGGATGTCAGCGGAAGAGGTATCCCTGCAACATTATTCATGGTTAAGACCATGTATCTGATTAGAAATCACAGTAAATCCCACGATAATCTTAAGGAATTTTATGAAAATGTCAATGATTTATCCTGTCAAAGGAATGAAGAAAATTTATTTGTCACATCATGGTTTGGAAAATTAAATATAAAGACTGGAAAACTAAGTTTTGTAAATTCAGGCCATGAAAAACCATTGATTAAAGAAAAAAACAAAAATTTTGAATATTTAGATACTAATCCAAATTTTGCTTTGGGAGTAATTGATGGAATGACATATGACGATCAGGAATTAAGTTTAAACCCTGGAGATTCAATATTTTTATATACTGATGGAATTATAAATGCAAATAATAACTACGAGGGATTCTTTGGTAGTGACCGTTTAAAAGAAACTATAAATAAATATGAAAATGAAAATCCAAGTGAAATGCTCGAAAAAATTAAGAATGAAGTATATGAATACTGCAATAATGAAAATCAATTTGATGATATGGCAATGTTAATAATCAGATATAATGGATGTGAGAATAGTGGAAAATAA